A single region of the Brachypodium distachyon strain Bd21 chromosome 3, Brachypodium_distachyon_v3.0, whole genome shotgun sequence genome encodes:
- the LOC100825309 gene encoding probable receptor-like protein kinase At1g80640 — protein MPAGMWSMQPPAPLPLLAFSVFFLLPLLCFPLAANGGSPPPTASRSFFPVVPAATTTVGVDAFSSNGSAAAAAATPAAGPSAPFVLTVEGGRHPLRKELIIAIVLASIAGVTIVVAAIYAFIVWWRYRRSLDDFKDTQSTDTARVALVPILNKFNSFKASKKDLVAMMEYASLEAATGNFSESNVLGIGGYGCVYKANFDGGCVAAVKRLGREGQECGKEFENELDLLQRIQHLNIVSLVGFCIHEENRFIVYELMVNGSLETQLHGPSHGSALSWHIRMKIALDTARGLEYLHEHCNPPVIHRDLKSSNILLDSDFNAKISDFGLAVASGNHSKGNLKLSGTLGYVAPEYLLDGKLTEKSDVYAFGVVLLELLLGRRPVEKMAPSQCQSIVTWAMPQLIDRAKLPTIIDSVIRNTMDLKHLYQVAAVAVLCVQPEPSYRPLITDVLHSLTPLVPLELGGTLRINPESPCAMHNRSPC, from the exons ATGCCGGCCGGGATGTGGTCAATGCAGCCGCCGGCTCCATTGCCACTCCTCGCCTTCTccgtcttcttcttgctgccgctgctgtgcTTCCCGTTGGCGGCCAATGGAGGGTCTCCGCCGCCCACGGCGTCTCGCTCGTTTTTCCCGGTCGTCCCTGCAGCCACCACTACCGTCGGCGTCGACGCCTTCTCCTCGaacggcagcgccgccgccgccgccgcgactcCTGCTGCGGGGCCGTCTGCTCCCTTTG TGCTCACAGTGGAGGGGGGACGCCACCCTTTACGCAAGGAGCTTATCATTGCCATTGTCCTCGCCTCCATAGCTGGCGTGACGATCGTTGTCGCTGCCATTTATGCCTTCATTGTATGGTGGCGATATCGCCGAAGCCTGGACGACTTCAAAGATACCCAGAGCACAG ATACTGCAAGGGTAGCACTGGTACCAATCTTGAACAAATTCAACTCATTCAAGGCTAGCAAGAAGGACCTTGTGGCGATGATGGAGTATGCCTCGTTGGAGGCCGCGACTGGGAATTTCAGTGAGAGCAATGTGCTCGGAATCGGTGGATACGGTTGTGTATACAAGGCCAACTTTGATGGAGGGTGTGTCGCTGCTGTGAAGAGGTTGGGGCGCGAGGGACAGGAGTGCGGGAAGGAATTTGAG AATGAGCTGGATTTGCTTCAGAGGATTCAGCATCTGAATATAGTGTCCCTTGTAGGCTTCTGCATTCATGAGGAGAACCGCTTCATTGTTTATGAGCTGATGGTGAATGGATCATTGGAAACACAACTCCACG GGCCATCACATGGATCAGCTCTAAGCTGGCACATCCGGATGAAGATTGCTCTTGACACAGCAAG GGGGCTAGAGTACCTTCATGAGCACTGCAATCCACCAGTTATCCATAGGGATCTGAAGTCGTCTAACATACTTTTAGATTCAGACTTCAATGCGAAG ATTTCGGATTTCGGCCTTGCAGTCGCAAGTGGAAATCACAGCAAAGGGAATCTGAAGCTTTCTGGAACTTTGGGCTATGTTGCTCCTGAGTACTTATTAGACG GGAAGTTGACTGAGAAAAGTGATGTATATGCCTTTGGAGTAGTACTTCTTGAGCTTCTATTGGGAAGGAGGCCAGTTGAGAAGATGGCACCATCTCAGTGCCAATCAATTGTTACATGG GCCATGCCTCAGCTAATTGACAGAGCAAAGCTCCCTACCATAATTGACTCCGTGATCAGGAACACGATGGACCTGAAACACTTATATCAA GTAGCTGCAGTGGCTGTGCTCTGTGTGCAACCAGAACCAAGTTACAGGCCACTGATTACAGATGTACTCCACTCTCTGACTCCCCTAGTGCCCCTGGAGCTTGGGGGGACACTGAGGATCAACCCAGAATCGCCTTGCGCAATGCATAACCGTTCTCCCTGCTGA
- the LOC100835852 gene encoding uncharacterized protein LOC100835852 produces MATHDEAVAADIICSLRGADLAGWTPPWSKRVEAEAAAAGELSWPAVARGKRSRRRSPSSAPAPEGKKGRRCAARSSPPSPLEYSAGSASLRSGASTSGGEDGGSGFCSPWHRRAAPATTKVESIRRPQLTFPAPPLRPTGQRQRKKMRLPEVQQLVRSLTAENGSLHEEMRALQRACSALAKENDKLEARVEQRSNSQNAIALKEEKGKQQIDQQPPNDSFALPDLNLPAQDNADAVHC; encoded by the exons ATGGCTACCCACGACGAAGCGGTGGCCGCCGACATCATCTGCTCGCTGCGCGGGGCCGACCTGGCCGGGTGGACGCCGCCGTGGAGCAAGCGCgtggaggccgaggcggcggcggcgggggagctgTCCTGGCCGGCCGTGGCGCGGGGGAAGCGGTcgcgccgccggtcgccgtcgtcagcgccggcgccggaggggaagaaggggCGGAGGTGCGCCGCCCGGTCCAGCCCGCCGTCCCCGCTCGAATACAGCGCCGGGTCCGCCTCCCTCCGCTCCGGCGCGTccaccagcggcggcgaggacggcggcagcggcttcTGCTCGCCCTGgcaccgccgcgccgcgccggcgacgacgaag GTGGAGTCCATCCGACGGCCACAGTTGACCTTCCCAGCCCCGCCTCTACGGCCCACCGGTCAGCGCCAAAGGAAGAAAATG AGGCTACCAGAGGTCCAGCAGCTGGTGCGCTCTCTCACGGCGGAGAATGGGAGCCTTCATGAG gagATGAGGGCCTTGCAGAGAGCTTGCTCCGCTCTGGCGAAGGAAAATGACAAGCTGGAG GCAAGAGTAGAGCAGCGATCCAACTCACAAAATGCAATCGCATTGAAGGAGGAGAAAGGAAAGCAACAGATTGATCAGCAGCCCCCCAATGACAGCTTTGCGCTACCAGATCTGAACCTTCCTGCACAGGACAATGCTGATGCCGTCCATTGTTGA
- the LOC100829302 gene encoding homeobox protein knotted-1-like 2 isoform X2, translating into MSFHYPDHGLAMDAAAAAAAAASSPNPSFSPGGGGGLGVGVGGEREKAAIAAHPLYERLLEAHVACLRVATPVDQLPRIDAQIAARPPPLVAAAGSAGGPSGGEELDLFMTHYVLLLCSFKEQLQQHVRVHAMEAVMGCWELEQSLQSLTGASPGEGTGATMSDDEDNQVDSETNLFDGNDGSDGMGFGPLILTEGERSLIERVRHELKSELKQGYKEKLVDIREEIMRKRRAGKLPGDTAATLKAWWQAHSKWPYPTEDDKARLVQETGLQLKQINNWFINQRKRNWHSSNASSSSEKTKKKR; encoded by the exons ATGTCGTTCCACTACCCCGACCACGGGCTCGCcatggacgcggcggcggcggcggcagcggccgcctcGTCGCCCAACCCTAGCTTctcccccggcggcggcgggggcctgggcgtgggcgtgggcggggagagggagaaggcggCCATCGCGGCCCACCCGCTGTACGAGCGGTTGCTGGAGGCCCACGTCGCCTGCCTCCGCGTCGCAACCCCAGTCGACCAGCTCCCCCGCATCGACGCGCAGATCGCGGCCCGCCCACCcccgctcgtcgccgccgccggctctgCCGGGGGGCCCTCCGGGGGCGAGGAGCTCGACCTCTTCATG ACACATTATGTATTGCTGCTTTGTTCATTTAAAGAACAACTCCAGCAACACGTTCGTGTTCATGCAATGGAAGCTGTCATGGGTTGCTGGGAGCTTGAACAATCTTTACAGAGTCTAACAG GGGCATCTCCTGGTGAAGGCACTGGGGCAACCATGTCTGATGATGAAGACAATCAAGTGGATAGCGAGACCAACTTGTTTGATGGGAATGATGGGTCAGATGGTATGGGCTTTGGTCCCCTGATATTGACCGAGGGTGAACGATCTTTGATTGAACGTGTACGACATGAGCTGAAGAGTGAGCTTAAGCAG GGGTACAAAGAAAAACTAGTTGATATCAGGGAAGAGATCATGCGAAAGCGGAGAGCTGGTAAACTTCCCGGGGATACTGCCGCTACGTTGAAAGCTTGGTGGCAAGCACATTCCAAGTGGCCATACCCTACT GAAGACGACAAGGCTCGCCTGGTGCAGGAGACAGGGTTACAACTGAAGCAGATCAATAATTGGTTCATTAACCAGCGCAAACGGAACTGGCACAGCAGCAACGCATCATCCTCTAGTGAAAAGACCAAGAAGAAAAG GTAA
- the LOC100829302 gene encoding homeobox protein knotted-1-like 2 isoform X1 → MSFHYPDHGLAMDAAAAAAAAASSPNPSFSPGGGGGLGVGVGGEREKAAIAAHPLYERLLEAHVACLRVATPVDQLPRIDAQIAARPPPLVAAAGSAGGPSGGEELDLFMTHYVLLLCSFKEQLQQHVRVHAMEAVMGCWELEQSLQSLTGASPGEGTGATMSDDEDNQVDSETNLFDGNDGSDGMGFGPLILTEGERSLIERVRHELKSELKQGYKEKLVDIREEIMRKRRAGKLPGDTAATLKAWWQAHSKWPYPTEDDKARLVQETGLQLKQINNWFINQRKRNWHSSNASSSSEKTKKKRNVTGNDGTEQSW, encoded by the exons ATGTCGTTCCACTACCCCGACCACGGGCTCGCcatggacgcggcggcggcggcggcagcggccgcctcGTCGCCCAACCCTAGCTTctcccccggcggcggcgggggcctgggcgtgggcgtgggcggggagagggagaaggcggCCATCGCGGCCCACCCGCTGTACGAGCGGTTGCTGGAGGCCCACGTCGCCTGCCTCCGCGTCGCAACCCCAGTCGACCAGCTCCCCCGCATCGACGCGCAGATCGCGGCCCGCCCACCcccgctcgtcgccgccgccggctctgCCGGGGGGCCCTCCGGGGGCGAGGAGCTCGACCTCTTCATG ACACATTATGTATTGCTGCTTTGTTCATTTAAAGAACAACTCCAGCAACACGTTCGTGTTCATGCAATGGAAGCTGTCATGGGTTGCTGGGAGCTTGAACAATCTTTACAGAGTCTAACAG GGGCATCTCCTGGTGAAGGCACTGGGGCAACCATGTCTGATGATGAAGACAATCAAGTGGATAGCGAGACCAACTTGTTTGATGGGAATGATGGGTCAGATGGTATGGGCTTTGGTCCCCTGATATTGACCGAGGGTGAACGATCTTTGATTGAACGTGTACGACATGAGCTGAAGAGTGAGCTTAAGCAG GGGTACAAAGAAAAACTAGTTGATATCAGGGAAGAGATCATGCGAAAGCGGAGAGCTGGTAAACTTCCCGGGGATACTGCCGCTACGTTGAAAGCTTGGTGGCAAGCACATTCCAAGTGGCCATACCCTACT GAAGACGACAAGGCTCGCCTGGTGCAGGAGACAGGGTTACAACTGAAGCAGATCAATAATTGGTTCATTAACCAGCGCAAACGGAACTGGCACAGCAGCAACGCATCATCCTCTAGTGAAAAGACCAAGAAGAAAAG aaacgttACAGGTAATGACGGCACGGAGCAATCATGGTAG